GAAGCTGCTTGGGTACGTCGGACGTTATTTCGCATGGCGACGTGGACGCGCGAGTAACAATGAGGTCGTCGGCCGGTGAGCGACTGGCTGCTGGGCAATGAACCGCAAGTCCGGCTGGCCGTGTTTCTTTCGGTATTCGCGCTGCTGCTGGCAGCACAACAATGGGCACCGCGCCGGGACATGGCGTTGGGCTGGCGCCGTTTGCTTAGCAATGTTTCGTTGGTCGTGATTGGTACCTTGTTGTTGCGAATCGCATTTCCCGTTGTTGCGTTCGGTCTGGCGATACGTTTGGAGGCTGACGGCGGCGGAATGGCGGCGCTAATGCCGGACTGGCTTGCGATTGTCGGCGGCGTTGTCCTGCTTGATTGCGCCATCTACTGGCAGCACCGTTTGTTGCATAAGATTCCGCTGTTATGGCGCTTGCATCGGGTGCACCACGCGGACGTTGGCTTCGACGTCACCACGGCAGTGCGCTTCCACCCGATTGAGTTTGCCTTGTCTATGGCGATCAAGCTTGGCTTGATTGCATTGTTCGGCGTGCCGGCACTCGCCGTGCTTATTTTTGAGATACTCCTTAACGCGGGCGCCCTGTTCACACACGCCAATATCCGGCTGCCTGCCACATTCGAAAGACGGCTGCGCTGGTTTCTGGTTACGCCGGAGATGCATCGCGTTCACCATTCGGTGCATAAGGACGAAACCAACAGTAATTTCAGTTTTCACCTGTCGTTGTGGGACCGGCTGTTTGGCAGCTATCGTGATCAACCGCGCGATGGTCACACCACTATGCAGATCGGTCTGCACGAATTTCGCGATTCTCGCGAGCAGACGGTCTGGGCGTTGCTCGTCAATCCGTTTCGCAAGCATTGACGGCACAGGCCGAAACGCACCGCAACTGAGATCGCTTGCCGTTGGCGCCCCGATAACACATACGGGCAAGAATGCCGCCCCGCCATTCCCGGGCCGGACAAGCCACTGCGACTCCGCGGACCACACCCGCTCATCTGAGCCGCTCACTCCGGTCGCCTGAACTCTCTCATCTGAAAGGTTTGACTTGGCCGCTAATACAAATGAGAATCGTTCGCAATTAATAATGAATAGCGTGGATAACCTTGCTCATGAAGCTCCGACCCATAATCTTCTGGTCACATCTCGCGGTCGGCGTCACTGCCGGTCTCGTCATTCTGATGATGTCCGTCACTGGCGTGCTGCTGACCTACGAACGGCAATTCCTCGAATGGGCGGATCAACAGCACGTGACCTCGCCGGCCGCCGGAGCGCCGGCATTAACTGCCGATGAGTTGCTGAACATCGGTCGGGTCGCCGAACCCGATGCGAGCAGCTTTGAACTGAAATTCGTCAACAAACCCGGCTCACCGGTTACGCTTACTGCCGACCGGGAGCGGATTCTGCTCATCGACCCGTACAGCGGCGATGTGCTTCGTGACGGCCGCGGTGCTACAGCCGAATTCTTTCGCGTCGTTACGCGTGTGCACCGATGGTTTGCCGCGTCCGACGAGAACTTCGATCTTGCGAGAGCGACGACGGCCTACAGCAATCTGCTGTTTGTATTCCTGATCCTGTCCGGCGTATACCTGTGGCTGCCGCCAATCTGGCGCTGGTCAGCACTGAAAGTCCGCCTGTTCTTTAACCCCAGAGCAAAGAACGCGAAGGCGCGTGACTATAACTGGCACCACGTATTCAGCGTGTGGGCGCTGGTACCGCTGTTTCTGATCGCGACATCGGGTTCGGTCTTTTACTTTTCGTGGGCCAGTTCGGCAATTTACGCGGCATTTGGCGAAGAGCCACCCGTTCGGGGCCGGCGGGGTGAAGCGGATGCTGCGCCTGCCGGGCGAGCGGATACCATGCCGCGGCAAGCACTGCTAATTGCCGCACAACAACACGCGCTTGCCCACGAGGCCGCAGACTGGCACTCGATAAAGCTGCGGACGAACGCCGTGCCAGCAGCGTCGACAACATTTGTCATTGATCGCAGCATTGGTCGGCGCCCTGATCTTGCTTACGAGCTAACCCTGGACAGTGGCGATGCGTCGGTAGTCGAGGTCAAACGCAACGACGACAAAACGCCAGGAGCCAGGGCAAGAACCTTCGTGCGCTTCTTGCACACAGGTGAAGTGTTCGGCTTTCTTGGCCAAACGCTCGCTGGTCTTGCCTCGTTGGCAGGGTGTCTGCTCGCTTACACCGGAATTGCACTGGCCTGGCGACGGCTGGTCTCGCCGCTATTCAGGAAGACCGCCTGATTCCCAACTCTGGTCGAGAAGCTCGTCGGCCAATGCATGAATAGCGGCAAAGTCTGCAACGGCAACAACAGCGCGTAGCAAAGATATAGCGTAGGCTGCGGCAACGATTCGAAGAAGGTTGTCCGATGATTCCCCGAGTATTGCTAGGTACCGCATTAATTCCTGACACTGACAAGGAGTTGCAGCTGTATCAGTCCGGCGACCTGTTCTCTATCAAGATTCCCGGCCGGGGCGATCTGATGAACAGCCGCGTGCACGGCTCGGAAAAGGCGCTGGCCGATCTTGCCATCGAACAACTGGGTGCCAATGAGAATCCGCGGCTGCTGATTGGTGGCCTCGGTATGGGATTCACGCTGGCCGCATCCCTGCGGGCCGTCGGCGCGGCAGCGGAAGTTGTCGTCGCCGAACTGGTGCCGGAAGTGGTGACCTGGAACGAAACGCTGATGGGTGCGCCAGCCGGACACCCGTTGGCGGACCCCCGCAGTCGGGTCTACGTCGGTGACGTCGCCGACCTGATTCGACAGGAGCCGGCGGGGTTTGATGCCATCCTGATGGACGTGGACAACGGACCCGAAGCACTCGTGCGGCGCGAGAATGATTGGCTCTACAGCCCCGCCGGTCTGCGCTCGACCCGCAGTGCCCTGCGCCCGAATGGCGTACTGGCCGTCTGGTCATCAAGTCCCGACCGGGTCTTCAGCAAACGCTTGCAGCAGGAAAATTTCAACGTCCGCGAGCATGTCGTCAGGCCGCACCGGGCCGGCAAAGGGCCACGGCATCATATTTGGGTCGCAAGCTGAGCAGCTCCGGCCCGGACCATCTATACAAAGGCTTTGCCGACTGATTAAATCGGCGCGTTCACCCTGGGGTAGCGCCCGTCTATGTCTCTGTTTTCCGAGTTCAGCAAGAGGAATGTGTTCCGGGCAGGCGCCGCTTACCTGGTCACCGCCTGGCTGCTTACGCAGGTCGCGGAAACGCTGTTCCCCCTGTTCGGCTTCGGCGATACGCCCGCACGTATCGTCGTCATTGTGCTCGCGATCGGCTTTATACCTGCACTGATTCTGGCCTGGGCCTTTCGCCTGACACCGGAGGGCTTGCGTAAAGAATCGGACTTGGACGTCGCGCTTTCGCCCAAGGCCAGCCGGCGTCTCGACCGCATCATTATGATCGTGCTAACGATAGCCCTGTCAGTCATGGCACTGGACCGCTTTGTGCTTTCGCCAATGCGCGAAACGGCCCAGCGCGCCTTGATTGCAGATCAGTTATCGGAAGCGCGGCAACAAGCCAGGAACGAAGCGATGCAGACATCGATAGGCGACAAGTCCATCGTTGTTTTGCCCTTCATCAATATGAGCGACGATGCGCGGAACGAATTTTTCTCCGACGGTATCTCGGAAGAACTGCTGAACCTGCTGGCGAAAATTCCGAAGTTGCGTGTGATATCGCGGACATCGGCATTTTCTTACAAAGGCAAGGACGTAACGATAGCTCAGGTCGCTGCGGATCTGAACGTCAGCCACGTTCTTGAAGGTTCTGTACGTAAAGCGGGCGACCGGGTACGTATCACCGCGCAATTGATTGATGCACGCACTGATACGCACGTCTGGTCGGAAACATTTGATCGCCAGCTGGGCGATATTTTCGCCATTCAGGAAGAGATCGCTTCTTCGGTTTCCGAGCGCCTGACGCTGAGCTTGCTCGCAGACACGCCACGGCCCCGGAGCACCAACCCGCAAGCCTACGCGCTGTACCTGCAGGCGCGGTTTCTGGGGAATCAGGGCAGTACGGATGGCTACGCACAGGCAGTCACGCTATTGGAACAGGTACTGACACTGGACCCCGCGTACGCGAATGCCTGGGATGCACTTGCGGGTAACTATCTCAATCAGGCGAGCAAAGGCTTGCGGCCATGGAACGAAGGCTTCGAGCTGGCACGCAATGCGGCAGAGCGCGCGCTAGCCATCGACCCGTTGTACGCACCCGCCTATGCCCGCCTCGGCTGGGTCGCCCTGTTGCGCGACAGCAATCTCGCCGTGGCAGCACAACACTATCAACGCGCACTGGAACTGGGACCAACCAACGTGCGCACGATCGGTGACGCGGCCTCCGTACTCAAGAGCCTCGGACGCTTGGACGAATGCATCGCGCTTGATGAGTTTGTGGTGGCGCGCGATCCGGTGAATGCCATCGGCTACTTCAATTTGGGTGGCAGCTATTTGCACGCCGGACGGTATGACCAAGCGATCGCAACCTTGCGCACAGCATTGCAACTCAGCCCGAACCGCATCGGCGGTTATTACCAACTGGGTATTGCCCAGCTGCTCGCTGGCGACGCGGCGGAATCGATGGCAGCCATGCAACGCGAGCCGCTTGCGGTTCTGCAACTGCTTGGCAAGGTGCTGGCAAGCCACGCACTCGGTGAGTTTGATGTCGCGAATCAATTGCAGGCAGAACTGATCGAACAGCATGAGCAGGAAGCAGCGTACAACATCGCGTACGTGATGGCTTACCGCGGTCAAGTCGATTCAGCGTTCGAATTTCTGCAGCAGGCAGTGAGCAACGAAGACCCCGGACTCGCGGACGTCGTTACCGAACCGCTGTTTGCGAATCTGCACAGGGACCCACGCTGGTTGCCGTTCCTGCAGTCCATGGGCAAGGCACCTGCGCAGTTGAGCGCTATTGATTTTAGGATTCCGTTGCCGCTCAAATCAGAGTAGCCAACACTAGGTCTCGGTCCGAAAAAAGCAAACCGTGGCGGCAACGCCACGTTGATGAACAGTGGCACATCGATGATTAGTGACCCACATCGCGCTCACCAACCGTAATAAGCCCGCTCTCGTAGGCAAACACCACGGCTTGAGCGCGGTCGCGAAGTCCAAGCTTTCCAAGAACACTGGATACATGAGTTTTTACGGTTGCCGAACCGATAGTCAACTTCTGGGAAATTTCCGTGTTGTTGTAGCCGCGGGCCATCGCAATGAGCACCTCACGTTCGCGTTCGGTCAGCCGCTGCAATCGGGATGCGACTTGGGTGTCCACTTCCAGCTGTTCCGTGAAGCGGGCCACAAGCCGCTGCGTGATTGACGGTGCGAGCAAGGCCCCGCCGTCGGCAACAGTGCGAACTGCGAGTACTAACTGTTCCGGCGGGATGTCTTTTAGCACGAATCCGCTCGCGCCGGCACGTAACGCTTTATAGACGTACTCATCGGGATCAAACGTTGTCAGGATCACTACACGAACAGGCCAGTCCGCTGCAGCCAGAATACGCGACGTCGCCTCAAGCCCATCCATCTCCGGCATTCGGATGTCCATAAGAATGACGTCCGGGCGATACTGCTCAGCGGCTACGATAGCCTCAAGCCCGGTGCCCGCTTCGGCGACGACATCTATGTCTTGCTGGTGCCCCAACACGAGCGCGAACCCACCGCGCACCAGCGCCTGATCGTCAACAACGGCTACACGAATACTCACATCAATCGCTCCTTGATCGGTAAATGCGCAAGGACGGCGAAGCTTTCCGCCGGCTGCGGGCCAGCCGTCAGCGTGCCGCCCAGCAAGTTTGCACGCTCAGTCATTCCGGCAATTCCATGGCCAGATTCGGGCAACACTGCAGAGTTGCAGCCGTCGTTCCACACGTGAATATCGACACCAACATCTGACACTCTTACCCTGACCCTAGCTCGAGCCTTGATACCTGCGTGTTTAAGGACGTTGGTCAATGACTCCTGCACTATACGGTAGGCCGACATCCCGACGCGCAACGGCAGCCCGTATACTTCGCCCTCGATATCCAGTTCGATAGACAAACCGGCTGCGCGGGATCTCTCTATGAGTGTTGTGAGGTCACTCAGATCGGGTTGCGGTCCCAGTTCGCTCGCACCGGATGCCGGCCTCAGCACCCCGAGCAGGTGTCGCAGTTCGTCCAGCGCCTGATGACCTGCCTGTTCGATCGCCTCAATTGCCTTTAAGGACGCAGATGGGTTGCTCGTCGCAACCGTTTTCGCCGCCCCTGCCTGAACCGTCATTAAGCTCACCTGGTGAGCAACAACGTCGTGCAGCTCACGGGCGATACGCGTTCGCTCCTGCTCGACGGCCCGCTGCGAATCAGCTTCTTTCTCACGCTCAAGTTGTGCTGCACGTTGGCGCAGCAGTGCAACGTATTCGCTACGGGCACGTACACGTTTGCCTGCATACCAGGTCAGAAAAGTTATCAAGGCCGAAGTAACGAATTCGGATGGCACCAGCGCGTCAACCGTTGGTGGACGCAGTGGCCATGAGTTCGCAAGAGTATCGACAGCTGCCAGGACTATCGCCATCGCGACGCCAAAGTAGCTCAGCTGCCGGTTGCTCGCATACCGACCTACGCTATACAACGAGACCATGATGGCAATCAGAGGGCCGTCAAAATAGCCGAAACTCATCGACAACGCCGAACAAACGAGGACGACGGTATGCGCTGTCAAAGGCAAAGAACGCCGCCACAACAACGCGATACTCCCCACGAAAAAAAGCAGCCAAGCTGACAGCGGCATCGTACTCAAAGAACCGCTGGCGCCGTTCTGGCCGGAGTGGAAGAGCCGCGCCAGTACGGTCGCCAGCAGAATGAGCAGGGCGAGCGCGGAATCTGCGACTCGCGGGCTACGCATCCAGTAGTCCGTCCATGGCTGGATCCCGCTTAGTTGATTTGGTGGCGATGAATGGTTTGCAGCAAACATCGCAGCAATATAGGGCATCCGGCGGCGGTTCGACACCCATCTATTGGTCGAAACCAGCCTCATCCTCTGGGGGGAGATATACCCGGCAACGGTGCTTAGTAACCAACCCTCCGATGGAGATTCCAATCGACCCCGCGGTTGATGGCTGTCAGGCAACGACGACCTAGAGTATGGCTCAGCACTACACAGAGTCCTGCCACATCGCTTGGCTCTGACTATATTCAACATCTATTGATAGGAAGAGAGGAATGAAAACAGTCGCTAATGCAATGGTGACTATTGCGGTGTTGGCCGCCAGCGGATGCGCCAGTACCGCGTACGAACCAATTGTCGATGGCCATCGAAATGAGAGCTATTCAACCGATCTGCGAGCTTGCCAAGAACTCGCTAACGAGCACCGAAATGTAGGCAAGGATGCAAGAGAAGGTGCCCTGCTCGGAGCTGGGTTGGGTGCACTGATCGGGCTTGCCGATGGCAGCTCGGATGATGTAAAGGATGCCATCGCCGGTGCGGTCATCGGTGCAGCTGTCATTGGCGGTGAAGCCATCTCCGAAGCTTATGACAAAAACCAATCAATTGTCGTCTCGTGCATGCAGGGTCGCGGTCATCGGGTTGTCGGGTGAGAAATCGCACAATGAAAACTGTCATGCTGAGAAGCGTAAACGTCTGTTTCATAGTATTGCTGGTCGCAACCCTTGTTGCCTCCGGAAACGACGGCGGTGGCAGCCCACGCGTCGCCACCGCGACGCAGGCGCGCCTGCAAGGAAACTGGGAACAACAAGGTTACGGCAGGTTGTTGACTGTTTCCGGAGGTCCAGTAGCAGCCTATGAATATACGGCGGAAACCTGTGTACAGCATGAAACTACGTCTCTGGGAGAGTACGTTGTCACGCTGGATCGGATAAGTGTTGAGAACACGACATTCGTACTGTGCAATGCCAAATTCGGGTTCGAAGAGCGTTTTACAAGAGCCGAACATCTGCCGTTGGTGTGCAATGCACCCATCAAGGCGGCGGCCACGGACATGTTTAATCATGTCTGGCATACGTTCACTCAGTTTTGCGCGTTCTTTGATCAACGCGACGTCGATTGGCTTGCACAGCTGCATGCCGTACGTGACTTGATTCATGATGATATGCCGGTCAATGAATTTCTGGATGCAATACTCCTGTTTTTTGATTCTGTTGACGATATACATGTATCAGGATCGCCAGACGGCGATAATCGATACTCACCTGGACCAACGAAAGGACTCCTTGGTCGACCTGCTAGCGGATCTTGATGCACAAACTGAAATGGAGGGCTTTGGCAGCTATGCCCTGCGTGAGTTGTCGTTCTTGGAGGTGAGTACGTGACCACGGGCGGCTTGACAAACGATGTCGTCCGCCGGGAAGAATCGCTAATGGTATTGGGTACT
The DNA window shown above is from Woeseia oceani and carries:
- a CDS encoding spermidine synthase family protein — translated: MIPRVLLGTALIPDTDKELQLYQSGDLFSIKIPGRGDLMNSRVHGSEKALADLAIEQLGANENPRLLIGGLGMGFTLAASLRAVGAAAEVVVAELVPEVVTWNETLMGAPAGHPLADPRSRVYVGDVADLIRQEPAGFDAILMDVDNGPEALVRRENDWLYSPAGLRSTRSALRPNGVLAVWSSSPDRVFSKRLQQENFNVREHVVRPHRAGKGPRHHIWVAS
- a CDS encoding sensor histidine kinase, whose protein sequence is MRSPRVADSALALLILLATVLARLFHSGQNGASGSLSTMPLSAWLLFFVGSIALLWRRSLPLTAHTVVLVCSALSMSFGYFDGPLIAIMVSLYSVGRYASNRQLSYFGVAMAIVLAAVDTLANSWPLRPPTVDALVPSEFVTSALITFLTWYAGKRVRARSEYVALLRQRAAQLEREKEADSQRAVEQERTRIARELHDVVAHQVSLMTVQAGAAKTVATSNPSASLKAIEAIEQAGHQALDELRHLLGVLRPASGASELGPQPDLSDLTTLIERSRAAGLSIELDIEGEVYGLPLRVGMSAYRIVQESLTNVLKHAGIKARARVRVRVSDVGVDIHVWNDGCNSAVLPESGHGIAGMTERANLLGGTLTAGPQPAESFAVLAHLPIKERLM
- a CDS encoding PepSY-associated TM helix domain-containing protein, whose product is MKLRPIIFWSHLAVGVTAGLVILMMSVTGVLLTYERQFLEWADQQHVTSPAAGAPALTADELLNIGRVAEPDASSFELKFVNKPGSPVTLTADRERILLIDPYSGDVLRDGRGATAEFFRVVTRVHRWFAASDENFDLARATTAYSNLLFVFLILSGVYLWLPPIWRWSALKVRLFFNPRAKNAKARDYNWHHVFSVWALVPLFLIATSGSVFYFSWASSAIYAAFGEEPPVRGRRGEADAAPAGRADTMPRQALLIAAQQHALAHEAADWHSIKLRTNAVPAASTTFVIDRSIGRRPDLAYELTLDSGDASVVEVKRNDDKTPGARARTFVRFLHTGEVFGFLGQTLAGLASLAGCLLAYTGIALAWRRLVSPLFRKTA
- a CDS encoding response regulator; this translates as MSIRVAVVDDQALVRGGFALVLGHQQDIDVVAEAGTGLEAIVAAEQYRPDVILMDIRMPEMDGLEATSRILAAADWPVRVVILTTFDPDEYVYKALRAGASGFVLKDIPPEQLVLAVRTVADGGALLAPSITQRLVARFTEQLEVDTQVASRLQRLTEREREVLIAMARGYNNTEISQKLTIGSATVKTHVSSVLGKLGLRDRAQAVVFAYESGLITVGERDVGH
- a CDS encoding sterol desaturase family protein: MSDWLLGNEPQVRLAVFLSVFALLLAAQQWAPRRDMALGWRRLLSNVSLVVIGTLLLRIAFPVVAFGLAIRLEADGGGMAALMPDWLAIVGGVVLLDCAIYWQHRLLHKIPLLWRLHRVHHADVGFDVTTAVRFHPIEFALSMAIKLGLIALFGVPALAVLIFEILLNAGALFTHANIRLPATFERRLRWFLVTPEMHRVHHSVHKDETNSNFSFHLSLWDRLFGSYRDQPRDGHTTMQIGLHEFRDSREQTVWALLVNPFRKH
- a CDS encoding tetratricopeptide repeat protein; this translates as MSLFSEFSKRNVFRAGAAYLVTAWLLTQVAETLFPLFGFGDTPARIVVIVLAIGFIPALILAWAFRLTPEGLRKESDLDVALSPKASRRLDRIIMIVLTIALSVMALDRFVLSPMRETAQRALIADQLSEARQQARNEAMQTSIGDKSIVVLPFINMSDDARNEFFSDGISEELLNLLAKIPKLRVISRTSAFSYKGKDVTIAQVAADLNVSHVLEGSVRKAGDRVRITAQLIDARTDTHVWSETFDRQLGDIFAIQEEIASSVSERLTLSLLADTPRPRSTNPQAYALYLQARFLGNQGSTDGYAQAVTLLEQVLTLDPAYANAWDALAGNYLNQASKGLRPWNEGFELARNAAERALAIDPLYAPAYARLGWVALLRDSNLAVAAQHYQRALELGPTNVRTIGDAASVLKSLGRLDECIALDEFVVARDPVNAIGYFNLGGSYLHAGRYDQAIATLRTALQLSPNRIGGYYQLGIAQLLAGDAAESMAAMQREPLAVLQLLGKVLASHALGEFDVANQLQAELIEQHEQEAAYNIAYVMAYRGQVDSAFEFLQQAVSNEDPGLADVVTEPLFANLHRDPRWLPFLQSMGKAPAQLSAIDFRIPLPLKSE